The following coding sequences are from one Paenibacillus stellifer window:
- a CDS encoding Wadjet anti-phage system protein JetD domain-containing protein, protein MQIKQTIEQHISLMKKTTIPLEELESLFKGAEVGPRAFAEAVLELENSGVLESVKAAGRTLKQPSLAYRYRVNKQEMTGHHIRLLQQVRLSLHPAIQLDGYFALSAEQFQQDQPWIEQINQYLKIYGFPSSAVPAPERSFQLTGNEKWITDLGGHALLKRLGLWERLLIHPVSDPLMFAVNPALSHPASSRCLNLIVENKTTFQALLPVLTSSLFSTLIYGCGNKITGNLDMFPLQYPVPGRDHRFYYFGDLDYEGIRIWHEASKQHPLLPALPFYEACLAKPYVLGKSNQRRNEEALGAFLSYFSGDAQDQLIRCLGCGGYIPQETLTSEELQQIWRSQEWKQWIAWN, encoded by the coding sequence ATGCAAATCAAACAAACAATAGAGCAGCATATCAGCTTAATGAAGAAAACCACCATCCCGCTTGAGGAATTGGAGTCTTTATTTAAGGGCGCCGAAGTGGGCCCACGCGCGTTTGCGGAGGCTGTCCTTGAACTGGAGAACAGCGGGGTGCTGGAGTCGGTGAAAGCAGCCGGACGCACTTTGAAGCAGCCCTCGCTGGCTTACCGCTACCGGGTGAACAAACAAGAGATGACCGGGCACCATATCCGGTTGCTGCAGCAGGTCCGCCTGAGTCTTCATCCGGCGATTCAGTTGGATGGCTATTTTGCGCTGTCGGCGGAGCAATTTCAGCAGGACCAGCCGTGGATTGAGCAGATCAATCAATATTTGAAAATCTACGGTTTCCCCTCCTCTGCCGTACCTGCTCCGGAACGCAGCTTTCAGCTTACCGGTAATGAGAAGTGGATTACGGATCTTGGCGGACATGCTCTATTAAAGCGGCTGGGACTTTGGGAACGGCTGCTTATTCATCCGGTATCCGATCCGCTGATGTTCGCGGTCAATCCTGCCTTATCCCACCCCGCCTCTTCCCGCTGCCTGAACCTGATTGTCGAGAACAAGACAACCTTTCAAGCCCTGCTTCCTGTCCTTACCTCCAGCCTGTTCAGCACTTTAATTTATGGCTGCGGCAACAAAATTACCGGCAATCTGGATATGTTTCCGCTGCAGTATCCCGTGCCCGGACGAGACCACCGGTTCTATTATTTCGGCGACCTGGATTACGAGGGGATCAGGATCTGGCATGAGGCCAGCAAGCAGCATCCGCTGCTTCCCGCCCTCCCTTTCTATGAGGCATGTCTCGCCAAGCCCTATGTACTGGGCAAAAGCAATCAGCGAAGAAACGAGGAAGCGTTAGGAGCGTTTCTTTCGTATTTTTCAGGGGATGCGCAGGATCAACTCATACGCTGTCTGGGCTGCGGCGGCTATATTCCGCAGGAAACACTGACTTCGGAAGAACTGCAGCAAATATGGAGGAGTCAAGAGTGGAAGCAATGGATCGCATGGAATTAG
- a CDS encoding DUF6063 family protein, whose translation MAYSYSNETIMQAFRLYAQLSMNGLAAREGLQEYMADDDVRGLVDQFAAEVDCAVIAAGDELYLIPLARLSPFHVSNDHMKRTYLRANAVNADLYLMYMAIIVLFGAFYDSYQSLEPTRNFLPLEEWAVLLQERIQSLKEHDAEALKRYESEFSYNWTAIIEKWDTMDDIKETAKRQAGNTISRLSFLDSVKRFLLEQRLAEEVGEGELALTEKTKVIVQRYFMELEYNRGILNFLYSLDDRKLEERSMEELRTDGQSITEEDEPHAVNFQN comes from the coding sequence TTGGCTTATAGCTACAGCAATGAAACGATAATGCAGGCATTCCGGCTGTATGCGCAGCTGTCGATGAACGGATTGGCGGCTAGGGAAGGTTTGCAGGAATATATGGCAGATGATGACGTCAGAGGATTGGTCGATCAGTTCGCGGCAGAGGTGGATTGCGCGGTAATCGCGGCGGGGGACGAGCTGTATCTGATTCCGCTTGCGCGCCTGTCGCCGTTCCATGTGAGCAATGATCATATGAAGAGAACGTATTTGCGCGCTAACGCGGTAAATGCCGACCTTTACTTGATGTACATGGCGATAATTGTGCTGTTCGGCGCCTTCTACGACAGCTATCAGAGTCTGGAACCGACCCGAAATTTCCTGCCGCTGGAGGAGTGGGCTGTGCTTCTGCAGGAGAGAATTCAATCGCTCAAGGAGCATGATGCGGAAGCGCTGAAGCGCTATGAGAGCGAGTTCTCGTACAACTGGACGGCGATCATTGAGAAGTGGGATACGATGGATGATATCAAGGAAACGGCCAAACGGCAGGCGGGCAATACGATCAGCCGGCTCAGCTTTCTGGATTCAGTCAAGCGGTTTCTGTTGGAGCAGCGGCTGGCGGAGGAGGTCGGCGAAGGCGAGCTGGCATTGACCGAGAAGACGAAGGTGATTGTGCAGCGGTATTTTATGGAGCTAGAGTACAACCGGGGAATACTGAATTTCCTATACAGTCTGGATGACCGTAAGCTGGAAGAACGCAGCATGGAAGAACTTCGTACGGATGGCCAAAGCATTACAGAGGAGGACGAACCGCATGCCGTCAATTTCCAAAATTAG